One Melospiza melodia melodia isolate bMelMel2 chromosome 1, bMelMel2.pri, whole genome shotgun sequence genomic window carries:
- the THNSL1 gene encoding threonine synthase-like 1 yields MFPVFQYPPLRLITQNSLSSMCLKLTFSRPVAFAQIWKSWFSSHSLLGKKNIILMGPPGAGKTTTGRIVGQKLDCPVIDIDDDVLETTWNMSVSQKLQDVGYEEFLEEEGKALLKFSASGSVISLSGSNPMHAAGMQHIKKNGIIVYLDVPTSVIMSRLKSKQMDRIVGLSPGVSLKDVLQFRKQFYKRWFDIRVLCGGDVAAEVVAEKVLDAVKRYQDSELETFISTRSSRSGRSTEEDSNKFYFSDVVIQGLALDGGLFVPERGLPKFTAEEWQGLIEATYVERAQVILERCIHPADIPASRLAEIVETAYGENFSCSKVAPVRHLAGNQFLLELFHGPTASFEDFALQLMPHLFAYCIPRSCNYLILVATSGDTGSAVLDGFSRLHDTDKQRIALMNFFPEDGVSPIQKSQMIACQKENAWSVGVKSDFDFCQTAIKQIFTNSDFTGFLTVEYGTALAAANSINWARLLPQIVYHASAYLDLVHQGIISFGSPVDICIPTGNFGNILAAFYAKMMGIPIRKCICASNENNVLTEFIRTGVYDLRGRKLISSFSPAVDILKSSNLERYLHLIANEDGQLVTQLFNQLENQGHFQLQKDLLGKLQQDLVAGWCSDEDCLAAIHSVYSTTGYILDTHTAVAKVVADRLQDRTCPIIISSTAHYSKFAPAILRALRIAEINQNPLSQLHLLSSYSALPPIHWGLLETLKKTGNGDHQVCAADMNVLMSHIETLIQNHFMKVF; encoded by the coding sequence ATGTTTCCCGTTTTTCAATATCCGCCTTTAAGACTAATAACCCAAAACAGTCTTTCTAGCATGTGTTTAAAACTCACGTTTTCAAGACCTGTTGCATTTGCACAAATATGGAAGTCATGGTTCTCAAGTCATTCTCTTCttggaaagaaaaatattatcCTGATGGGACCTCCAGGTGCTGGGAAAACAACGACTGGGAGAATAGTGGGCCAGAAACTGGATTGCCCTGTCATAGACATAGATGATGATGTCCTTGAAACAACCTGGAATATGAGCGTGTCACAAAAACTGCAGGACGTGGGTTATGAGGAATTTctagaggaggaaggaaaagccCTGTTGAAGTTCTCAGCATCTGGAAGTGTCATTTCCCTTAGTGGATCCAATCCAATGCATGCTGCTGGCATGCAGCACATAAAGAAGAATGGAATAATTGTGTATCTGGATGTGCCCACATCAGTCATTATGAGCAGGCTGAAATCAAAGCAGATGGATCGTATCGTGGGGCTGTCTCCTGGTGTTTCTCTCAAAGATGTGCTCCAGTTTAGGAAGCAGTTCTACAAAAGGTGGTTTGACATCCGTGTTCTTTGTGGCGGGGATGTTGCTGCAGAGGTCGTGGCAGAAAAGGTACTTGATGCTGTGAAGAGATACCAAGACTCAGAACTGGAAACTTTCATTTCAACAAGGTCTAGTAGGTCTGGAAGGAGTACGGAAGAAGACTCTAATAAATTCTATTTCAGTGATGTTGTTATTCAGGGCTTAGCCCTTGATGGGGGACTCTTTGTTCCTGAGAGAGGACTTCCAAAATTCACTGCTGAAGAATGGCAAGGTCTGATAGAAGCAACTTATGTTGAAAGAGCCCAGGTGATACTAGAAAGATGCATACATCCTGCTGATATTCCTGCTTCTAGGCTGGCAGAAATTGTTGAAACTGCTTATGGAGAAAACTTCAGTTGTTCTAAAGTTGCTCCAGTTAGGCATCTGGCAGGCAATCAGTTCCTTCTGGAGTTATTTCATGGACCAACAGCATCATTTGAAGATTTTGCTTTGCAGTTGATGCCACATTTATTTGCCTACTGCATTCCCAGAAGCTGCAATTACTTGATTCTGGTAGCTActtctggggacacggggagtGCTGTTCTGGATGGCTTTAGTCGTCTCCATGACACTGACAAACAGAGAATTGCTCTGAtgaatttttttcctgaggatGGAGTAAGCCCAATTCAAAAATCACAAATGATTGCCTGTCAGAAGGAAAATGCTTGGTCAGTGGGTGTCAAATCAGATTTTGATTTTTGCCAGACAGCTATAAAACAAATCTTTACTAATTCTGATTTTACTGGCTTTCTTACAGTAGAATATGGAACAGCTTTAGCTGCAGCAAACTCCATAAACTGGGCACGACTGCTTCCTCAGATAGTTTATCATGCCTCTGCGTACCTTGATCTCGTTCATCAGGGTATTATTTCTTTTGGAAGCCCTGTAGATATTTGCATTCCTACGGGAAACTTTGGCAACATCTTAGCTGCTTTCTATGCTAAAATGATGGGAATTCCTATCAGGAAATGTATTTGTGCTTCCAATGAAAACAATGTTTTGACTGAATTCATAAGAACAGGTGTTTATGATTTGAGgggaagaaaattaatttccAGTTTTTCACCAGCAGTAGATATTTTGAAGTCCTCCAATCTTGAGCGATACTTACACCTGATTGCTAATGAAGATGGACAACTGGTAACACAATTATTTAATCAGCTGGAAAATCAAGGCCACTTCCAGCTGCAGAAAGATCTACTTGGAAAGCTTCAGCAGGACTTAGTGGCTGGCTGGTGCTCTGATGAGGACTGTCTGGCTGCCATTCACTCTGTGTACAGTACTACAGGATATATTTTGGATACACACACAGCTGTTGCTAAAGTAGTTGCAGATCGATTACAAGATAGAACTTGCCCAATTATTATTTCATCTACAGCTCATTATTCTAAGTTTGCACCTGCTATCTTGAGGGCCTTGAGGATTGCAGAAATAAATCAGAATCCATTAAGTCAGCTTCACTTGCTGAGTTCTTACAGCGCTCTGCCTCCAATCCACTGGGGCCTATTGGAGACCCTGAAAAAGACAGGAAATGGGGATCATCAGGTCTGTGCTGCTGATATGAATGTGCTGATGTCCCATATAGAAACCTTAATTCAAAATCATTTTATGAAAGTTTTTTGA